One segment of Mycolicibacterium sp. YH-1 DNA contains the following:
- a CDS encoding carboxylesterase/lipase family protein encodes MHDRPIRVTIDSGTIEGFTRDGVNRWRSVPYARPPVGALRYRAPQPVQPWRGVRYCHGFTYCAPQDRKYTMVRVGKYQPMSEDCLTLNVVAPESVPIGSSRERSSASDGPLPVMVFIHGGGYILGSSATPIYDGAALARRGCVFVSVNYRLGALGCLDLSSLSTPEHQIGDNLFLRDLVLALQWVRDNAAVFGGDPDNVTIFGESAGAHAVATLLAVPAAKGLFHRAISESPASGMAGTPDIAAAFADDFAGILGVTPQDGAAAVMAARPSQLVEALNTLMRNMKEMRGAFPVGPTYDTEYLPRDPVAAMRDGAAHQVPLIVGTNADEGRLFTRFLQLLPTTEPMIDVLFADTDVDVRNRITNAYPGYPNSAACVRLGGDFAFGTAAWQIAEAHGRHSPTYVYRYDYAPRTFHWSGLGATHATELFAVFDVYRTRFGSLLTAAADRASARRVSNDVQNRWRAFSRVGVPGEGWPTYTDQDRAVLVFDRQTRVELDPDADRRRAWEGFTLTSN; translated from the coding sequence ATGCACGACCGACCCATTCGCGTGACGATCGACAGCGGAACCATCGAGGGGTTCACCCGTGATGGTGTCAACCGGTGGCGATCGGTCCCATACGCACGGCCGCCGGTGGGGGCTCTGCGGTACCGGGCGCCGCAACCGGTGCAGCCGTGGCGCGGCGTGCGGTACTGCCACGGGTTCACCTACTGCGCACCCCAGGACCGCAAGTACACCATGGTGCGCGTCGGCAAGTACCAGCCGATGAGCGAGGACTGCCTGACACTCAACGTCGTCGCGCCGGAGTCCGTGCCCATCGGCTCCTCGCGCGAGCGCTCGTCGGCGTCAGACGGTCCGCTGCCTGTGATGGTCTTCATCCACGGTGGCGGCTACATCCTCGGTAGCTCGGCGACACCGATCTATGACGGTGCCGCCCTGGCGAGGCGCGGCTGCGTCTTCGTGTCGGTGAACTACCGGCTCGGCGCGCTTGGCTGCCTGGACCTGTCGTCGCTGTCGACGCCCGAGCATCAGATCGGCGACAACCTGTTTCTGCGCGACCTGGTGCTCGCACTGCAGTGGGTCCGCGACAACGCCGCGGTGTTCGGCGGTGACCCCGACAATGTGACGATCTTCGGCGAGAGCGCCGGTGCGCACGCCGTCGCCACCCTGCTGGCCGTGCCCGCGGCGAAGGGACTGTTCCACCGGGCGATTTCGGAGAGCCCCGCCAGCGGTATGGCCGGCACCCCGGACATCGCGGCGGCATTCGCCGACGACTTCGCCGGCATCCTCGGCGTCACACCCCAGGACGGCGCGGCCGCGGTGATGGCCGCGCGCCCGTCGCAGTTGGTCGAGGCACTCAACACGCTGATGCGGAACATGAAGGAGATGCGCGGCGCGTTTCCCGTCGGCCCGACGTATGACACCGAGTACCTGCCTCGGGATCCGGTCGCGGCCATGCGCGACGGCGCCGCGCACCAGGTGCCGCTCATCGTGGGCACCAACGCCGACGAGGGCAGACTCTTCACCCGGTTCCTCCAACTGCTGCCGACCACCGAGCCCATGATCGACGTGCTGTTCGCCGATACCGATGTCGACGTGCGAAACCGGATCACCAACGCCTATCCCGGATATCCGAACTCAGCGGCATGCGTCCGGTTGGGCGGGGACTTCGCGTTCGGGACCGCGGCGTGGCAGATCGCCGAGGCCCATGGCCGACACTCGCCGACCTACGTCTACCGCTACGACTACGCGCCGCGCACCTTCCACTGGTCTGGACTGGGCGCCACCCACGCCACCGAGCTGTTCGCGGTGTTCGACGTGTACCGCACGCGTTTCGGCTCGCTGCTCACCGCGGCAGCGGACCGAGCCTCCGCCCGCCGGGTCAGCAATGACGTGCAGAACCGATGGCGGGCGTTCAGCCGTGTCGGCGTGCCGGGTGAGGGCTGGCCGACCTACACCGACCAGGACCGGGCGGTGCTGGTGTTCGACCGGCAGACGCGTGTGGAGTTGGACCCCGACGCCGATCGCCGACGCGCATGGGAGGGCTTCACACTCACGTCGAACTGA
- a CDS encoding cytosine permease: MASESGSTRAGAIETHGVDTIPENERTGRPRDILGVLLGSNMSLGTVLFGWLPVSMGLGFWASVSAMALGTLIGVALVTPLSLISMRTATNLSTSSGATFGVRGRLLGSAIGLLLALGYTALIIWTGGGIVVVLLHRMVGIADSAATYTIVYVIMAALTILVAVVGYHWVVRLNRWIVVGTIALMLLAVVAYAHTFTTEAIVNEYASGGFWPTWALAVVVVGISGPISYITVLGDYTRYMSPRTTTSRAVITATGLGLFFGLFIPQMFGTFTALATRATDDYVTSLVTAAPVWLLIPLALSGLFGTLGNSSMLAYDMGLDLDAIVPSLRRTMATAIVAVLATVLVFFGHFVWDAQDAITAFVLMLTTLGTPWAVITLIGHAQRRGRYDLDALQIYNRRARGGIYWYRAGWSIQATVAWVAGAFVGLLSIDTSLFRGPLLDYTGGVDLSFLLAAVISGTVYLLLPAQTPALDPVAVTVEARR, from the coding sequence ATGGCATCAGAGTCTGGCTCCACTCGAGCAGGGGCGATCGAGACGCATGGCGTCGACACGATTCCCGAGAACGAGCGCACTGGGCGGCCGCGTGACATTCTCGGTGTCTTGCTCGGATCCAACATGTCGCTCGGAACGGTTCTCTTCGGATGGTTGCCGGTCTCGATGGGCCTCGGGTTCTGGGCAAGCGTGTCGGCGATGGCCCTCGGCACCCTCATCGGCGTGGCACTGGTGACCCCGCTGTCTCTCATATCGATGCGGACCGCAACCAACCTGTCGACCAGTAGCGGGGCGACCTTCGGCGTGCGCGGCCGTCTCCTCGGATCGGCGATCGGCCTACTGCTGGCACTCGGCTACACGGCGCTCATCATCTGGACCGGCGGCGGAATCGTCGTAGTCCTGCTTCACCGGATGGTCGGCATCGCCGACAGCGCCGCGACTTACACGATCGTCTACGTCATCATGGCCGCACTGACGATCCTCGTCGCGGTGGTCGGATATCACTGGGTGGTCCGTCTGAACCGATGGATCGTGGTCGGCACCATCGCATTGATGCTCCTCGCCGTCGTCGCGTATGCACACACGTTCACCACCGAGGCGATTGTGAACGAGTACGCCAGCGGCGGGTTCTGGCCAACGTGGGCTCTTGCCGTCGTTGTCGTGGGCATCAGCGGACCGATCAGCTACATCACAGTCCTTGGCGACTACACCCGCTACATGTCGCCGCGCACCACGACGTCGCGCGCAGTGATCACGGCGACGGGCCTGGGCCTGTTCTTCGGCCTCTTCATCCCGCAGATGTTCGGCACGTTCACCGCCTTGGCCACACGGGCGACAGACGACTACGTCACGTCTCTGGTCACGGCCGCGCCGGTGTGGCTGCTCATTCCCCTGGCGCTCAGCGGACTCTTTGGGACACTGGGTAACTCAAGCATGTTGGCATACGACATGGGACTCGACCTCGACGCCATCGTGCCGAGCCTTCGTCGAACGATGGCGACGGCGATCGTCGCCGTACTAGCCACCGTGCTGGTGTTCTTCGGGCACTTCGTCTGGGATGCCCAGGACGCAATCACGGCCTTTGTCTTGATGCTGACGACGCTGGGCACGCCGTGGGCCGTGATCACGCTCATCGGACACGCGCAACGACGCGGTCGTTACGATCTCGACGCGCTGCAGATCTACAACCGACGCGCGCGCGGCGGAATCTACTGGTACCGCGCAGGGTGGAGCATCCAGGCGACCGTCGCCTGGGTGGCGGGCGCCTTCGTCGGCCTGCTCAGCATCGACACGTCGCTCTTCCGCGGACCGCTTCTCGACTACACCGGCGGTGTAGATCTCAGTTTCCTGCTCGCCGCTGTCATCTCAGGGACCGTCTACCTTCTGCTGCCAGCCCAGACACCTGCACTCGACCCCGTGGCCGTCACCGTCGAGGCGCGCCGATGA
- a CDS encoding HNH endonuclease signature motif containing protein, producing the protein MSVAELHDYQGPVAAALDALDAALDDLDQATIDTMSHPRLLDVMDRLERVNRRLPVTGNRVLNRLAAEANPLELGDTTLRKLVAFRLRISTNEAGKRIDCAADLGPRRTLTGQPLPPVLERTAAAQARGQINTEHIAIIRKFFADLPEHIDTQTRTDAETDLVRVAAKQSPEGLRSATALLLALLHPDGDYTDAQRDRRRGVSIGNQGADGLSRISGHLTPELRATLEPILAKWGKPGMCNPNDLTPTIDGEPTDAAIDSDDRTQYQRNHDALLAMGRNLLCSGQLGQHHGLPTTIIVTTTLQELESGTGHAITAGGTRLPMRDLIAQASHAFHYLAVFDQHTEAALYLGRTRRCATGAQRIVLYAKDRGCTRPGCTASGYKCQAHHAVADWKNGGQTNIDDLTLACGPDNRLIELTEWSTRKRKDGRTEWIPPPHLDTGQTRVNDLHHPERMLHPPENDKSDQDDEGP; encoded by the coding sequence ATGTCGGTGGCGGAATTGCATGACTACCAGGGACCGGTCGCCGCGGCCCTTGATGCGCTCGACGCCGCCCTCGACGACCTGGACCAGGCAACCATCGACACGATGAGCCACCCCAGACTCCTCGATGTCATGGACCGCCTGGAACGGGTGAACCGCAGACTGCCCGTCACCGGGAATCGCGTCCTCAACCGGCTGGCTGCTGAGGCCAACCCGCTCGAACTCGGCGACACCACACTGCGAAAGCTGGTGGCGTTCCGGTTGCGGATCAGCACCAACGAGGCCGGCAAGCGCATCGACTGCGCAGCCGACCTGGGCCCGCGGCGCACCCTGACCGGCCAACCGCTGCCACCGGTGCTGGAGCGCACCGCCGCCGCTCAGGCCCGCGGGCAGATCAACACCGAGCACATCGCGATCATCCGCAAGTTCTTCGCCGACCTACCCGAGCACATCGACACCCAGACCCGCACCGACGCCGAGACCGATCTGGTGCGTGTGGCCGCCAAACAGAGCCCCGAGGGGCTGCGCAGTGCCACTGCGCTGCTGCTGGCGCTGCTACACCCCGACGGGGACTACACCGACGCCCAACGCGACCGCCGCCGCGGTGTCTCGATCGGCAACCAGGGCGCTGACGGGCTGAGCCGCATCAGCGGACACCTCACCCCCGAACTGCGCGCCACTCTCGAACCGATCCTCGCCAAATGGGGCAAGCCCGGCATGTGCAACCCCAACGACCTCACACCCACCATCGACGGCGAACCCACCGACGCCGCCATCGACAGCGATGACCGCACCCAATACCAACGCAACCACGACGCCCTACTCGCGATGGGTCGCAACCTGCTGTGCTCGGGACAGCTGGGTCAGCACCACGGGTTACCGACCACCATCATCGTCACCACCACCCTGCAGGAACTGGAATCCGGGACCGGGCACGCCATCACCGCCGGCGGCACCCGCCTGCCCATGCGCGATCTCATCGCGCAGGCATCCCACGCCTTTCACTACCTGGCGGTGTTCGATCAACACACCGAAGCGGCCCTCTACCTCGGGCGGACCCGGCGCTGCGCCACCGGCGCCCAACGCATCGTCCTCTACGCAAAAGACCGTGGCTGCACCCGACCCGGCTGCACAGCCTCGGGCTACAAGTGCCAAGCCCATCACGCCGTCGCGGACTGGAAGAACGGCGGCCAGACCAACATCGACGACCTCACCCTGGCCTGCGGACCCGACAACCGCCTCATCGAGCTAACCGAGTGGAGCACCCGAAAACGCAAAGACGGCCGCACCGAATGGATCCCACCACCACACCTCGACACCGGCCAAACCAGAGTCAACGACCTGCACCACCCCGAACGCATGCTGCACCCACCCGAGAACGACAAATCCGACCAGGACGACGAGGGTCCCTAG
- a CDS encoding DUF4303 domain-containing protein has translation MPTSRTDPANAVHSIRETVREACRKAWTELRDACPEETFYYYGLWTTATLHQPAPTACSVEGLQRIVAEAATQPRPWAAERELRWSESDSPYDLFGYDEFFGQVERLFADLGDPYEFSDELRTALANALTGALADLDREGFFGVGAARESIVINLTFPGEGDEADAVARARQLNPPSALQQYELDLLPP, from the coding sequence GTGCCCACGTCGAGGACGGACCCTGCTAACGCTGTCCATTCAATCCGTGAGACCGTACGCGAGGCCTGTCGCAAAGCTTGGACCGAGCTGCGCGACGCATGCCCCGAAGAAACTTTCTACTATTACGGGCTGTGGACGACCGCCACGCTCCATCAGCCGGCGCCGACAGCATGCTCTGTCGAGGGACTCCAGCGCATCGTCGCTGAAGCGGCGACACAGCCCAGACCTTGGGCGGCGGAACGAGAGCTGCGTTGGTCTGAGTCCGATTCACCGTACGACCTGTTCGGCTATGACGAGTTCTTTGGACAGGTCGAGCGTCTGTTCGCAGACCTTGGCGACCCGTATGAGTTCTCCGACGAACTGCGCACCGCGTTGGCAAATGCACTGACGGGCGCACTGGCTGATCTCGACCGAGAGGGCTTCTTCGGTGTGGGCGCCGCGCGAGAATCGATCGTCATCAACCTGACTTTCCCCGGAGAAGGGGACGAGGCGGACGCTGTAGCTCGGGCGCGACAACTCAATCCACCGAGCGCCCTTCAACAGTACGAGCTCGATCTGCTTCCCCCATGA
- a CDS encoding nitroreductase family deazaflavin-dependent oxidoreductase — protein MPLTGDYEPSTSDWARENAEQYMASGGTAGTELKGRPVILLTTIGAKSGKIRKTPLMRVEHDGEYAVVASLGGAPKHPVWYHNIVAHPRVELQDGTVTKDYEAREVFGDEKAVWWERAVAAWPDYAEYQKKTDRQIPVFVLSPVN, from the coding sequence ATGCCACTGACCGGAGATTACGAACCAAGCACGTCGGATTGGGCCCGAGAGAACGCCGAGCAGTACATGGCGTCAGGCGGGACCGCGGGCACCGAGCTCAAGGGCAGGCCCGTCATCCTGCTGACCACCATCGGGGCCAAGTCGGGCAAGATCCGCAAGACCCCGCTGATGCGGGTGGAGCACGACGGGGAGTACGCCGTGGTCGCGTCGCTGGGCGGCGCGCCGAAGCACCCCGTCTGGTACCACAACATCGTCGCGCATCCCCGAGTGGAATTGCAGGACGGCACGGTGACCAAGGACTACGAGGCCCGCGAGGTGTTCGGCGACGAGAAGGCCGTCTGGTGGGAGCGCGCGGTCGCCGCCTGGCCCGACTACGCCGAGTATCAGAAGAAGACCGATCGGCAGATCCCGGTGTTCGTGTTGAGCCCGGTGAACTGA
- a CDS encoding ecdysteroid 22-kinase family protein, which translates to MQPSASLLERPADLTAEWLTAALGAGTVSDFSYDRIGTGQMSECYRVTLEYADGGEGPTAVVLKVAAADPSSRQTGLAMGLYEREVCFYTDIAPGLDGPVAPCYHAAYDAETGAFDLLLGDAAPAVVGDEIRGATAEQAAMALTQLGRVHGPLLGDATLAAAEWLNRESPVNQGLVAALYAGFIDRYHDEISPEHRNVCERFVESFDAYMAAEAESDRVSGLVHGDFRLDNMLFGEEGADRPLTVVDWQTVTWGPAFSDVAYFLGCALPIPQRREQYDALLHVYHDALGADADVSFDDVREGVRHQSFFGVLMSIVSPMLVARTDRGDQMFMAMIERHCQHVIDTDALAVLPPKSTPEPLQPNADDEGTHDPSGEPLWSESWYFDFADPGQDVGGWIRLGLLPNQGKAWINALVCGQTMPTVAVLDFEAPLPEVHTHVQTDTIDLGMEVVEPLRTYRVSLRGSGEAHDDPAALLRGEGGRPAELTMDLTWTTVGTPYQYRVSPRYEIPCTVAGTVTVDGRTFDIADVAGQRDHSWAARDWWGMEWVWSALHLDDGTHIHGVDMRIPGMPPLGLGYSQRQGEPLVEFERVTARETFDENDLPLATVLECEPGDLSASIDIRGHAPVLLTSPEGQVSHFPRAWATVVTADGRSGVGWVEWNRNQT; encoded by the coding sequence GTGCAACCTTCCGCGTCCCTCCTCGAACGCCCCGCCGACCTGACGGCCGAGTGGCTGACTGCCGCCCTCGGGGCAGGCACCGTGTCGGACTTCAGCTACGACCGGATCGGCACCGGACAGATGAGCGAGTGCTATCGCGTCACCCTGGAGTATGCCGATGGCGGGGAGGGTCCCACCGCGGTGGTACTCAAGGTGGCGGCGGCCGACCCTAGTAGTCGCCAGACGGGTCTCGCGATGGGACTCTACGAGCGGGAGGTCTGCTTCTACACCGATATCGCGCCGGGGCTCGACGGTCCGGTGGCGCCCTGCTACCACGCGGCCTACGACGCGGAGACAGGCGCCTTCGACCTGCTGCTCGGCGATGCCGCGCCCGCGGTTGTCGGTGATGAGATTCGCGGTGCCACAGCCGAACAGGCGGCGATGGCGCTGACACAGCTGGGGCGCGTGCACGGTCCCCTGCTCGGCGACGCCACGCTGGCGGCCGCCGAATGGCTCAACCGGGAGTCACCGGTCAATCAGGGTCTCGTCGCGGCGCTGTATGCCGGGTTCATCGACCGGTACCACGACGAGATCAGCCCCGAGCATCGCAACGTCTGTGAACGATTTGTCGAGTCGTTCGACGCGTACATGGCGGCGGAGGCCGAGTCGGACCGCGTGAGTGGGTTGGTGCACGGTGACTTTCGGCTGGACAACATGCTGTTCGGTGAGGAGGGCGCGGACCGGCCGCTCACGGTCGTCGACTGGCAGACCGTGACCTGGGGCCCGGCGTTCAGCGACGTCGCATACTTCCTCGGCTGCGCACTACCGATACCGCAGCGCCGCGAGCAGTACGACGCCCTGCTGCACGTCTATCACGATGCGCTCGGCGCGGATGCCGACGTGAGCTTCGACGACGTTCGCGAGGGCGTGCGGCACCAGAGCTTCTTCGGCGTGCTCATGTCGATCGTCTCGCCGATGCTCGTCGCCCGCACCGACCGTGGTGACCAGATGTTCATGGCGATGATCGAACGGCACTGTCAACACGTCATCGACACCGACGCGCTGGCCGTGCTTCCACCGAAGTCGACTCCGGAGCCGTTGCAGCCCAACGCCGATGACGAGGGGACTCACGACCCGTCGGGTGAACCGCTGTGGAGCGAGAGCTGGTACTTCGACTTCGCCGATCCCGGTCAGGACGTCGGCGGGTGGATCCGTCTGGGATTGCTCCCGAATCAGGGGAAGGCGTGGATCAACGCGCTGGTGTGTGGCCAGACCATGCCGACGGTGGCCGTCCTGGACTTCGAGGCGCCGCTGCCCGAGGTGCACACTCACGTCCAGACGGACACCATCGATCTGGGCATGGAGGTGGTCGAACCGCTGCGCACGTACCGGGTTTCACTGCGAGGTTCGGGTGAGGCACACGACGACCCGGCTGCGCTGCTGCGCGGGGAAGGTGGTCGGCCCGCCGAGCTGACTATGGACCTCACCTGGACGACCGTGGGCACGCCGTACCAGTACCGGGTGTCGCCGCGATACGAGATCCCCTGCACCGTCGCAGGCACGGTGACGGTCGACGGCCGCACCTTCGACATCGCCGACGTGGCGGGCCAGCGGGATCACTCCTGGGCGGCACGGGACTGGTGGGGCATGGAGTGGGTGTGGAGCGCGCTGCACCTCGACGACGGCACGCACATTCACGGTGTCGACATGCGCATCCCTGGAATGCCGCCGCTGGGTCTCGGATACTCACAGCGCCAGGGCGAGCCACTGGTGGAGTTCGAGCGGGTGACGGCGCGAGAGACGTTCGACGAGAACGACTTACCCCTGGCGACGGTTCTGGAGTGCGAACCAGGTGACCTTTCCGCGAGTATCGACATACGGGGCCACGCGCCCGTGTTGTTGACATCGCCCGAGGGTCAGGTGAGCCACTTCCCGCGCGCCTGGGCTACGGTAGTCACCGCCGACGGTCGGTCCGGGGTCGGCTGGGTCGAGTGGAATCGCAACCAAACCTGA
- a CDS encoding YnfA family protein produces the protein MVFKSIALFVAAAILEIGGAWLVWQGVRDHRGWLWIGAGVLALGAYGFVAAFQPDAHFGRVLAAYGGVFIAGSLLWGMVADGFRPDRWDVTGAVICLAGVGLIMYAPR, from the coding sequence ATGGTTTTCAAGTCAATTGCACTGTTCGTGGCTGCGGCGATCCTCGAGATCGGGGGCGCCTGGCTCGTCTGGCAGGGTGTCCGCGACCATCGTGGCTGGCTGTGGATCGGTGCGGGCGTGCTTGCACTCGGCGCCTACGGCTTCGTCGCGGCCTTTCAGCCTGACGCGCACTTCGGCAGGGTGCTGGCGGCCTATGGCGGCGTGTTCATCGCGGGATCGCTGCTGTGGGGGATGGTCGCCGACGGCTTCCGGCCCGACCGGTGGGATGTCACCGGTGCGGTGATCTGCCTCGCTGGCGTCGGACTGATCATGTACGCGCCGCGATAG
- a CDS encoding primary-amine oxidase: MSHPLDPLSADEFSAVAAILRRERGVDLGWRFASIELAEPGKEELAAFSDGGPAPTRRATVVCFERSVNATYKSVVSLSENSVESFEHIPGVQANFTVDEFVECDQVLRAHPGVIAALAARGITDLDNVFMDTWTYGDAVIPDEFRGRRLGWSDTWRKDGPGANPYAHLISGLHCVIDLNSMEVLRVEDTGPFAGGDVEPPNVMGEYVPRHIPDRIRAASRRDPLKPLHITQPEGPSFSLDGNLLRWQNWSLRIGFNYREGMTLHTVRYQDGDRNRSIAHRMSFAEMVVPYRDSSADHYRRTAFDIGEWGLGFMTQSLELGCDCLGEIRYLDAVLHNSRGEPHTITNAICIHEEDNAVLWKHVDHDIGAEVRRMRRLTLSFHVTVANYEYLVYWRLYQDGNIECEVRATGIMVTTPLAPGQSNPNGTLVDERTYAPFHQHFLVARLDLDIDGPSNTVYASESFAEPMGPDNPYGLSVVVRNVALRNEEEGKQDVDFSTQRAWKVANPNVTNGLGTHPSYKLVPGSAIPPMFDPKSPVLQRANVIGHTLWVTPNHPDERWPAGEFVNQSVADTGLGRWTKANRPIENTDVVLWYVFGLHHITRPEDWPVMPVDVVSFWLKPFGFFDRNPALDVPAAPPEQCHTAHT; the protein is encoded by the coding sequence GTGAGCCACCCATTGGATCCGCTATCGGCCGACGAGTTCAGCGCCGTCGCAGCCATTCTGCGACGCGAACGCGGCGTGGACTTGGGCTGGCGCTTCGCGTCGATCGAGTTGGCCGAACCCGGTAAGGAGGAGTTGGCCGCATTCTCCGACGGCGGCCCGGCGCCGACACGCAGGGCAACGGTGGTCTGCTTCGAGCGGTCCGTCAACGCGACCTACAAGAGTGTGGTGTCGCTGAGCGAGAACAGCGTCGAGTCCTTCGAGCACATCCCCGGCGTGCAGGCGAACTTCACCGTTGACGAGTTCGTCGAGTGCGACCAGGTGCTGCGGGCCCATCCCGGCGTCATCGCCGCATTGGCCGCGCGCGGCATCACCGATCTCGACAACGTCTTCATGGACACCTGGACCTACGGTGACGCCGTCATCCCGGACGAGTTCCGTGGGCGGCGGCTGGGCTGGTCGGACACGTGGCGCAAGGACGGGCCGGGCGCCAACCCGTACGCGCACCTGATCAGTGGGCTGCACTGTGTGATCGATCTGAACAGCATGGAGGTGCTGCGGGTCGAGGACACTGGCCCGTTCGCCGGCGGGGATGTTGAACCGCCAAATGTCATGGGGGAGTATGTGCCCCGACACATTCCCGACCGGATCCGGGCGGCGTCCCGGCGTGACCCGCTCAAGCCGCTGCACATCACCCAGCCCGAGGGTCCGTCGTTCAGCCTCGACGGCAACCTGCTGCGCTGGCAGAACTGGTCGCTGCGCATCGGGTTCAACTACCGCGAGGGCATGACGCTGCACACCGTGCGCTACCAGGACGGGGACCGGAACCGGTCGATTGCGCACCGGATGTCATTCGCCGAAATGGTGGTGCCCTACCGGGACTCGTCGGCTGACCACTACCGGCGCACCGCGTTCGACATCGGCGAGTGGGGGCTGGGCTTCATGACGCAGTCCCTGGAATTGGGTTGTGACTGCCTGGGGGAGATCCGCTATCTCGACGCCGTGCTGCACAACAGCAGGGGTGAGCCCCACACCATCACCAATGCGATCTGCATTCACGAGGAGGACAACGCCGTGCTGTGGAAGCACGTCGACCATGACATCGGTGCCGAGGTGCGGCGGATGCGCCGGCTGACGCTGTCGTTCCACGTCACCGTCGCCAACTACGAGTACCTGGTCTACTGGCGGCTCTACCAGGACGGCAACATCGAGTGCGAGGTGCGGGCCACCGGCATCATGGTCACCACACCGCTGGCACCCGGTCAGTCGAACCCCAACGGCACACTGGTCGACGAACGCACGTACGCGCCGTTCCACCAGCACTTCCTGGTGGCGCGACTGGACCTCGACATCGACGGTCCGTCCAACACCGTCTACGCGAGCGAGTCGTTCGCCGAGCCGATGGGTCCCGACAACCCCTACGGACTGTCGGTGGTCGTCCGCAACGTCGCGCTGCGGAACGAGGAGGAGGGCAAGCAGGACGTCGACTTCAGCACGCAACGGGCCTGGAAGGTGGCCAACCCCAACGTCACCAACGGGCTCGGCACCCATCCCTCCTACAAACTCGTGCCGGGCAGCGCGATCCCGCCGATGTTCGACCCCAAGTCGCCGGTACTGCAGCGCGCCAACGTCATCGGACACACCCTCTGGGTGACACCGAACCACCCCGACGAACGGTGGCCCGCGGGCGAGTTCGTCAACCAGTCGGTGGCGGACACCGGTCTGGGGCGGTGGACGAAGGCGAACCGTCCGATTGAGAACACCGATGTCGTGCTCTGGTACGTGTTCGGCCTGCATCACATCACGCGTCCCGAGGACTGGCCGGTGATGCCTGTTGACGTGGTGTCGTTCTGGCTCAAACCGTTCGGCTTCTTCGACCGCAACCCGGCACTCGACGTGCCCGCGGCACCACCCGAGCAGTGCCATACTGCACATACTTGA